cctaaccgcacatctcttaatccaatagtCAAAAATTTAGtaacaccaataacttggtactattaatagcatagtagtctaattctatatatatatatatatatattctacgtCCTATCCATTCAATTGGTGAGGTGAAGTGACTAGTAATTCACACTCACCCTTTGATGGATAGGATGTAACTTGTGCATCCTAATTGGagtgtacaaatagtatttttctttttctatacaTAGATGTGGGAACCCCTCAACTACAGGCTGCTTTGAAATTGCctctttaagttttttttttctttgagttgttataattaactaattttatcattaaattaaaatttttatcaaattcgtaaataatttaatcaaatttaacaagtttaattatattttaataaacaaaattaaaataattgaatattaaataataactaGTATAgttactaaatatttttaaaaaaccatCTTAACTAAGTAGGAGAAACTCAATAGAAATTAGGGATAATAAAATACATTCTAAGCACATGTATCAATTACTTATTTAGCATATTAAAAAttgtaatacaaaattaatattttttgaatagaGGAAAAATGTTCtatcttataaataaaaatatttttttagataataatTCACTTCTTTACATGAGAAAACTTAATTCTTTAGAATTGAATGCCTTCTCCTGGAACACAGGGTCCATTAACTTAAAAGagaatgaaatttaaaaaaattagttgaacCCCTCTCTCACGGATTGCATGTTTTGTATTATTAAATGTTCAGCTACATTTCTTGCACGTTTTGCTATAGTACTTAGCTCTGCCCAACTGTTTCATTAGCACATGTCAGGTACGAGAGTAAAACTATTATAATctgaatatacatatatatatatatatatatatatatatatatatatatatatatatatatatatatgctagcgAAGGATCGCGCGTTGGGACggaataattttataaaaataaataaataaataaataaataaagtaaaaaaaataaaaaaaaaagttaaagaattatataaaaaaagaagcaaCTGAAGAATAAATAACTATtgctgtaataaaaatataagactaaaaaaaaataaggataaaaatCATACGAATTTGTTATCctgactattaaaaatagtattgatctatacaataaaattttatatttatttgatatattgactattaaaaaataaaattaattcatgcgataaaattttacagtagataaaaataaaaaaatatagaaaaaaaaagaaaaaaagtaagagagagggggagagagaaaaaaaacggTGGGGCGCACCAGCCCCGTAAAATTCAGGCTCTCCTTTCATTAGTATTGTAGATTACATTAGCACATGTCATGTGGGAGAGCAAAACTATTTATattctgaatatatatatatatatatagagttgagctagaatgctatcgatagcaaactggcacttttgccacccatttgctttcaatgatggagcctccaaatcgacgatcggcaccgttgaacatgatctatactacttgaagtgtttagaaatcaaatttcaaattttttcaacatcatttgcctaatgatcaaagggtttcaaaatttataattttaatggtcgatatgaggcgttttctcgtttaacgacgaaaagatatccaaatcaactaaatttttgttagaaaattctttaaactatttaaaacaagatctatactcttgatcttgattataagactcctattatcatttttttacgaatattaattttcagccgttcatttttgtgtccactcgatggataagaaaacaatatcgaaaatgtatgaaatttgatttctaaatatttcaaatagtatagatcatgttcaacggtgccgatcattaATTttgaggcttcatcatcgaaaacaaatgggtggcaaaagtgccggtttgctatcgatagtattctagctcaactctctcactctctctctctctctctatatatatatatatatatatagaaagagagagagtagagctagtATACTGTTATGAGTATAGAATTCTtcatactcataaattattttcgatgatggagtttccgaatcaacgatccactccgttaaatacaatctaaagtatttagaactatttaaaaataaatttcgtaagtttttgaaatcataataaaatttatcaagcgagtataaaataaacggtcagaatcaaacgacgttctaaaaatgGACGATCGgattctttaatttaagatcatagttattgttttttatttagagagtgaatataattttatatcaaaaatttaacttattctaattcttttacactattaaactagcaagtattccatacatgtcgttaaaaattatcaattttgagatctttcgATCATAAGATAAATGacgtcaaaaattataaatttgatttctataaattttaaatattttagataacaTTTAATGATATGAACCGTTGatttgaaaattctatcatcgaaaataaataatggatacaaaaataatcatactcataaaagtataatagccaaattctatatatatctagtGAGATTCGTAGAACCAACGCCCcacaaactaatttttttttatccccaaaTTAAAAGCCAAACAAATGGAGatgaaaaacaataaaatagaATTCACCTTGTTTAATTGGCAAGTGAAGCAATCGATTATGATAATTTGGAtcgaattttggattttttttttcagtagtaTCACGACGTTATATAAGCATGAAAAAGGTtcaagtattaatttttttttataaggaCTAGAAATGAATCATTTATTttggacaaaaatttggtgAGCATTCGCCCCCAAACAAGTGGAGCCGTTGGGCGCGGCATGGTGTGCTGCGCTCATCGCGACCCTCGGaaacgaaatatatatatatatatatatatatatatatatatatatatatatatatatatatatatatatatatatatatatatatatatatatatatacatacNttttagaaagagagaaagaaagaagtcGATGGTGAAAAGGAATGGTTGCGATGGGTGTCTGTACACCACACGAACGAGTTGTTTGGAACAGAATGCCCATctaatttttttccatttattttAACCCTTTAGCCCCGCATTAAGAGTATGGTGGACCTCCAAAGATATGAAAAATCTCCCTCCAAGTCGATATAAATAATAACTCTAGTGAGAACTGATCTTGTGGCACATGCGCCTTTCAATTCTATGgatctcatttctcttctcgCCGTTCCCTTATGCATATGCTCTATTCTAATATTCTTCTATGTTCGAGCtagtagcagtagcagtagtAGTAAATCGCCGTTTGCACATCGTCGCCGCCTCCCGCCTGGCCCGAGGCCCCTCCCCGTAGTCGGGAGCCTCCTCGAGCTCGGCGACAGCCCCCACCGTGCCTTTGCGCGCCTCGCCGCCGGCTACGGGCCCCTCATCTCCCTCCGCCTTGGCCGCGTGACCACCGTCGTAGCCTCCTCCCCCGACGCCGCCCGCGACGTCCTCCAAAAGCACGACGCAGCCTTCTCGGACCGCTCCGTCCCCGACGCCGTCCGCGCCCGTGGCCACCACCGCTACTCCGTCCCGTGGCTGCCGCCGGCCCGCCGCTGGCGCCGCCTCCGCGGGGTGTGCACCGCCGAGCTCTTCACGCCGCAGCGCCTGGACGCGCAGAAGTCCCTCCGCCACGACAAGATTCGCGAACTCCGCGACTACGTGTCCGACTGCAGCGCGAGCAGTTCTGCCGTAGATGTCGGCCGGGCGGCGTTCGCGACGAGCCTCAACCTGCTGTCGCGCACGATCTTCTCCGTCGACCTCGTCGACCTCCGGTCCGGATCGTCCTCCGGAGAATTCaaggcggcggtggaggagatCATGGTGGTGGCGGGGACTCCGAACATCTCCGACTTCTTCCCGGGGGTCGCCGCACTCGACCTCCAGGGCAAGCGGCGCCGGATGGCGGTTCTCTTAGGGAAGCTTCACCGGATCTTCGACGAGCAGATTGACCGGCGCCTGCGGAGCACCGCCGACGCCGGAGAATCGCCGGCGCAGGACTTCTTGAGTGTACTTCTCAAGTGCCGGATCCAAGAAGACGACGGCCCGCCGACGGAGCTTGACCGCCCAGCTCTGAGATCATTATTCAcggtaatataaaattcaaagtCGTGATGATCAGTTGACCAGCTAGAATAgcttttagaaataataaagaatagTTTCACTTATTAGTTTGATATTAAGGTATACCTAATGCTGTTTAGATAAaatagtgttaaaaaaaaaatgaggataTGTTTTTGCATTCTCCagtagaataataaaaaatatattataattgacTCATGACAATACGCGGAActtaatattacgtacgaaaacaaatatcgtactttctcaccatacgtaacgcaatctcccagCAATACCAAACTAAATCTTAATCACTCTCCCCTTTtctaatataaatttgtaaaaataaaaatttataaaaatatttcatactgTTCTATAATATACTGTAACTAGGATCTGTTCGCGGCGGGGAGCGACACGAGCTCGAACACGGTGGAATGGGCGATGGCGGAGCTTCTGCGGAGCCCACGGTCGATGGCGGCGGCTCGCGAGGAGCTGGCGCGGGTGATCGGCCCGAGACGAGAGGTCGAGGAGTCCGACGTCGCGCAACTCCTCTACCTCCAAGCCGTCGTCAAAGAGACCCTCCGCCTCCACCCTCCGGCGCCCTTCCTTCTCCCGCGCCGCGCCGTCACGGACGTCGAGGTCGGAGGCTGCACGATCCCGGCGGACGCGCAGGTGCTGGTCAACGTGTGGGCGATGGGGCGCGACCCGGCCGTGTGGGCGAGGCCGGAGGAGTTCGCGCCGGAGAGGTTCCTGAACGACGCGGCCAGGGATAAGGATTTTCGAGGGAAGGATTTCGACCTGCTGCCGTTCGGCGCTGGGCGGCGGATCTGCCCGGGATTGCCGCTGGCGGCGCGGATGGTGCACCTCATGCTCGCGGCGCTGCTGCACGGGTTTGACCGGGCCTTGCCGgacggcggcgccggcggcggcgtcgaCATGACGGGGAAGTTCGGGGTGACGCTCGCAAAGGCCGTACCTCTCCGTGCCATGGCGGCCCCCGCTTAGCTTCTTCGTTGACTTGAAATGTAGATCTTGTAATTGTGACAGATAAATAAGGGAATCTCACGAgagactattttttttaaaaaaaaattataatatttaatagtgTTGAAGAGAGTGATCGATTTGTTTAAAATCATATAATATGCTCagcatttaaataaaaattttaaatctatcaaattaagaatgttaaatttttttcagaaactaaaaattaaaactgaTTGCTACAGGGGAAAATATGTAAAAAGAAATTctagaaaacaaagaaaaaacttaattagaatgTTGAAGAGTTTCGATCGGACAAAAACTGCATTAGAAGCTAGCTTTATAGAGAATATATAGATTTAATTTGACAGTACTAGCAAATTTTATGCCCTTCAGTtgaatcaaattattattttaatatgcatTGGGAAGTTCTCTGGACCAATAAGAATTAAACTCATTGTGATAAATAAATGTTATAGTTTTTGGCCCCATATATAGGACAAAATTTTGGTGAGCATCCCCCCTAAACAATTTGTTTGGAGGCCGAGCCGGTGGGCGCCGCGTGGTGTGCGGCCGCCCATCACGAccctcgaaaaaaaaaaagtagggtccaattttttagagagagaaagagaaagagagaaagaagccggtggtgaaaaaaaaaaaatgtggggtccgattttttagagagagaaagagaaagagagaaagaagcctGTGGTGGAAAAGGGGTGGTTGCGATGGACGCCCGTACACCACGTGGGGCCTATCGACTCGgtgcccaaacaaattatttgggGACAAATGCCCATCAAATTTTTatccctatatatatgtgtaataACCTTGTCCAACTAATATTAGTAATTTGTTAcacttaaatataattattagtgctaaaatatttaatcattatatatttatatacagttTTCTCATTTATCACTGTATATTCATATGCAATACTTATGctcaattattattttcatatggTGTGGAACTGCTTGAGTAtaagaaacttttttttgtttagaatATGTCGTCTTCGAAAAATGTGAGTGGGCTTTCCCAGAACTTTTAGCCCACAATTCAACTCTCATTAGTCAAAATACTTAAAACCAAATTAGTAGATATACTAAAGTACTTAATGTTTATGTGCCATAACACAGGGGCATCATTGTGTACATCAATTAAAAGTCATAAGACTGGAACCaatatctatctctctataaatatatgaattttcAGTTTGCTTGAGTCACGTGGCATAGAGGGGCGGAAGCGTGAGCGGGGTTGGGTGCTGGCGCGTGCCGTGCAGGGACAGGCACGGGCCTGAGCGTGAGCGGGAGGGTGTGAGCCGGCGCGGGCGCTCGGCTCGAGCTGGCGCGGGCGTGAGCGCGCAAGGTGGGGCCGGTGGAGGTGGGGCCCACCCGGGGGAGAGggaggaatttttttttcccctcttttaatttttttttttgctctcttcatatataaacaaaataatttataattttttcaaattcaatctaattttttatttttattctaaaaattttaattatataaataatttttaaatagtttaaactgtttatattagatataaattttaattttataatattgagtatttaaatatagattatatattaaaaaataaaagaaagattgatggagtttaaaataattttatgttttacgAAATTTAGTTGCGAAAAtcgtataaaatatactaactaaatctatagAGCTAAGTGATGGATtcagattttttaattttttagttaaaaaagttatttatagAACTCCCAATTCATAACTTTtgctaaattattatttttagaataaaaggtTGAACCTTTAAATTTATGGTTTGACATTGAATTTGGTAATACAAGTTAGACAATCAATAGCATCTGAACACCCGAACTATAACTTTTGCCAGGAATAACGATTCCAATCAAATCATTCAACGAAACATTttaaaaacactttttttttttttttttttgagagagatagatagcatgctatccgcttcgtttatttcatttagaaataaacttagctgaaaatgtgaatcaactaggattcgaacttgggtctcgggtaccaaccaccaagcccttagAACAACAACGAGAGATCCACAAGGAATCATGCTGAATAAATTGCTTGAGGGGGTGTTCTTGTTCTAGTTATCGCGTCCGCGAAATGAAAAGCCGGGCCGATTGAGATCCGTCAAATGATACAAATCCATTGGGCTTGAATCGCGGCCAGTTTAAGCTAAAACTTGGGCCAAACAAAAccttaacccaaaaaaaaaaaggaaaaaaaaagaaaaaaaaaaaaaaacattactaAGCTCCAATCAACAAAATATCTACATGGCCAACCTTAGGTCCTTATCAAGGACGAATATGGTTGTGCTTTTCACGTACCTATCTACATGGCCACTTTGTTTTTGCCATTGACATGTTAATAAAGATGTGAGAAGCGTCGGGGGTCCACCGACAATGTTAGATTTGCATGTTAGATGTGAATTTGATTGAGTTGATATTTTCACAGGAGCACTTTACGAGGCTATGTTAGGTTGGGGGAATGAATTAAAGCGACACTTccatttaattatataattttgatctctttaggCGCTCTTTGTGGCAGGTAATTAAAAGGGGTTCCTTTAACTGTTTCCTTTTATTCGTTACAATTTTGAGAGCTTTGAAACCTCTCCCTTTAATTAGGTAAGAAGTCGATTTCGTACTCTCGTTTTGTCTTTGCTAAGGAAGTCAAATTATTTAAACAAATGATCGTTCTCAGCTCATGATAAAGTGTCTACGATATTTTTCTATATCTGTGTATTTTTTACGTAAATaacttttaaactaaaaaattttaattggacGGTGACCTCCCTTTTTCCTTCTTATTCTAAACTAAAAGTAGATTTTGTATTCTGGTTTTGTTCGTCTCTAGTAAGTTCAGCTTCTTAGCTTAGCGTCAAACATTTATAGTGTGATTTATGCGACTCAACAACCAATTTTGCCGCTAATTATTTCATGTTCCGCACTTCCACTTTGTCGTCGAAACACGTCCCTGACCGTGATTAGGTGGAACAAGTTCTTCTCATTTGCAATGAATGTGTGCTTTTTAACAAGTCTATGTTCAACAAGAGTACTTAAGGGTCCATTAAAATTTTGTTGCACACGTCGTTTTACTTTAAGAAAAGGAATTGGGTGATCAACATTTGTTGACCGAGCAATTAAAGCAATCTTATTAGCTAAACATAGGAGGGATTTGTATTGACCTTGTATATGATCATTGGTGTCTCATGCATGGCTCGTGGATTCTTAttcttatagattttttttctttttcaaaaatgctGTCGAATTAAGTTGTTTGAAAAAGCACTGTTAACTATTTTATGAAACTGTATATTCTTAGCTCTTCGCTTAAATGCATAAATTAATTTCTAGTGATTTTAGGAATTAAAAGCTCATTTCAGTTTTCAATAGATAAAACAGATAAATTTCAGTTTACTAAATAAGAATTGATTTTTCTAGAGCTAACAGGTGCataatatttcatttataatttaaattttttattttaataaatataaaaattatttttaaaaatattaaattttttactaaataacGATTACTTCCACTGTTAGCCGCCTCGGTTGACCTATTGCCAATGGGCAATTGCTTAAAAAATATCGCATCAGTTGACCTTAGTTAACACCTTACGATTAAGAAATTAAACACCCGGATATATGCTAATtaataaatggattttttttaatttttttatgctaAAACATTCCCACTTCATAAAATCTAGTGATTTGGTGGATTTCGTTTGGATAATATcctgttttataaaaaaaaaatcaaatgatcAGGTGTTTAATTTCTAGTTGTCGACAAATTTTGCAGGAATAGTTTTACTATAATACCCTCCTTTATGATTATATAAATGCAGAAATATGcacttcaaattaaaaaaatcaacctTCATAAGTTTTTACAGTACTGATGATTATTTCCAGGATTTCATAGTACTAAGGaggtaaatattgaaaatttttgtagCTGATTTTTTTCCACACGAAATATGTTATCACTAAAGTATAATATGGCGAATATCTTatggtaaaaaattatatgataaaGTAAAGTAACCAACTAtccttatatttaaatatttcagaTTCTATTATTATCATAGTTTCTGTATtatattgtaaaaaatataataataataataacagtaataataataataagtataaagttattatattattgaaagTACAGAGTATTTAaggtttttaatattttgatttttgaatcaaaaaattttactgCTGAGATGATAGTAGTTTTTTCTAGAATTAAGTGATTTCTACGtgataatagtataaatttaaaaattaggtatGATAAAAAAGAttgatctaataattaaaaaattaaaagtattagGTTATGTGTTAGTAGCtttattctaataataatagtagtttaattaaaataaaacgaATCCGCGGCAGTTGAACCGACGACTTGTGGGGGAGATGGAGAAGGCGACAAAGGAGGAGTGGGGAATGGATTTTGGTGACGTATGCAGCAGGCGCACCGAGTAGAGTAGGGTAGACTCGAGTCGAGTCGAGGGATCGCGCGGTCCACGTCCCGATTTGCTACGGATTTCACGTCAAAtccatcatcatcaccatcaatctcacaaaaaaaattacagaaaaaaagaaaaggacacacacacaaataaataaataaataaataaaacaacagtaaaataaaaaaaaaaacgatataTTCTTTGCTTGCATGAGAGGGTAAAGCCGCACGCCCACCCACCCCGCACGTGGGACCCCCCACGCAGAAGAAGAACAAGACCGTGCTACTGCTTAGCCACGTGGGCCCCCGCACGTGCGAATCCAGTTTTAGCCGCCAATCTCGCCCATCCGGAACCCGTTCCGCCCGCCGGGGCACGCGGGCTCCGAcgcattaaaaaataataaaattattctgCGCACTgaggtgtaaaaaaaaaaaaaatacattgaTGAATTGCTGTGCAAGTTATGCGTTGGATTGGCGTAGGTGGATGCTGCGACTAGGAATGATCAATTCAAATTCAGGCTGAAATTTCCTTCCTCaagattttggaaagaaaatttccgaccaaaaaattatttggtcATATACCGATATCTAGATAAATAATGCTACATAttctaaaagtttgaaaattttgttatatctggaagctgaaaaatttttttatttctttatttttgccGTAGAAAAGATAATAGttagagaaaatttaaaattggcaTAAAAATGCAATACAGAGATGAGGATCGATTACAAAATTCTGATTAAGTTCAGCTTTAAACGAGTTATGATATTAACTTGCAGGTACAGAGATGccgaaacaaaaattttaaatcataaccTTATAgaagtatatttatataagaGATTACTTGAACATAATTTGAACCttccaataaaaaaatagtcGAAAAAATAGTCTTTAAAATAAGAGTCACAGATAAATCTCTGGGCAAGGATACTTTCTCCTAAAGCACAATCTAAAGGgacaaaaaggcaaaaaaaaaaaaaagaaaaaaaaagaaaactaagtGTCCCACGAGGGGCCAAAATGCCCCGAAAAACAGGTGGCCGAGGAAATCTACAGAGCTTCCATTGTCACTCTATTCCTTTGGAATATATAACTGACAAAgagataatataaaattaagtagaTCAAAGCGAAAGTTGGGAGCTTTTAGTCCATCTGATGGAtacttttttatacataaattgctcgagtgcttaaattgaatgtgtccattctctgttatgcacaaagaagacccaaaTATGAagctaaataatcttaattaacttaggGACCAGAAACTCTTGTATTATACctaatcaatttcatgatcttGTCCGCACCTGCAAAAGGGAAATTTTGTTGTGGTCTTTCATGGACCATTGACTCATTGGGGTTCCTACTTAGTTtttgaaacataattttttagtattaaaaatgcAGTAATTTTTCACTTTGAGTCATCAGAAACTCAATtagtatttaatatttttgcatttaaaagtagaagttttaatttaaaaattcagtttatgaccgaccgtccttaaaacaagtggcaaagagcttggtggttcgTACCTgatacccaagttcgaatcctagttgattcacatttccagttaagtttatttctaaatgaaataaacgaaacaggtagtctgctatctatctctcaaaaaaaaaaaaaaaaaaagaccgaCCATCCTTAAAACAAGTGgcaagggcttggtggttggtacccgatacccaagttcaaatcctagttgattcatatttccagttaagtttatttctaaatgaaataaacgaaacggatagcgtgctatctatctctcaaaaaaaaaaaaaaaaaaaattcagtttatgttgttgtagtagtagtagtagtagtagtagtagttcgGCGATCATAATGTAGaacattttttaaattgttcAGTGCACCTTGATGTTCAAAATTCTTTAAACAtgcatgtaatttttttttgaagagatCTCCCCTTGTTTAGAGGAAAAAATTGTTGTATAGAAACACATTATATTCATTTAAAGATGAACAAGTAAGAAAATTCTTGAATACATATACACTTGAACTATTATAtatggttaattaatttgatgaatTTCATGATAAAATAGGTGAatgaactatttttaaaaagagggtaaaaatgtatatagaatttatttcAACTATTACCCATTTTGataaaactattatttaaaaatttaatgattgagCCGGTTAATGACTCTTTCGGTTCAAAAGTTTAATGCATAATTTATTCTGATGGATTTAATTGgtatattttgtagattttatttaactataattttatcaaaGTATGCtattagtttaatatttttttaactgaaaaaatcatcaaataacTTAAGTCAAACAACgtgaaatattaaatatttatattaatattttaagggGTTggatagtcgaatcaaaattatgtataattcagataaattgtGTACATTATGAGCCCAaagataacaaaaaagaaagaaaaactctCTCTAACTGAAGGCCGTTAATGGGCCTGGCCCATTAGGAATCTCTTGCACACTTACAAGTGGGCCCACATAGGCCTTGTTTAACTTCCTGGGCGCGCACGTGCGTCGCACAGGCCCCGACGGCGTTGTGCGCACGTGTGGCGACGTTGGACCGTCCATTCCTCCTCGATCGCTCGTTTGTTTGTCGCGCATACACGCTCTGCGACGCTGTGGTTGACTCACACTGTTCGCCCCCACTCAACAACAGCGAACAGCTATGGACAAATGCGGACACCCACACACGCGCCCCCACGCGACCACAAAACAGTGTTTTATAGTGTACATCACACAAAcgaataatattaatatatatatatatatatatatatatatatatatatataaatatgatatatgttaaatattttaataaataatatgaacCCACTATCACCTGAtgcactcctctctctctctctctctctctctctctctttcatatgAGGAATCCCACTTACCGCAATCGTAGACGCTGTTGACGTTCTTGTTTCTCAGTCTCcttcatcatcaccatcatcatcttcttcttcttcttctNtataaatatgatatatgttaaatattttaataaataatatgaacCCACTATCACCTGAtgcactcctctctctctctctctctctctctctctctttcatatgAGGAATCCCACTTACCGCAATCGTAGACGCTGTTGACGTTCTTGTTTCTCAGTCTCcttcatcatcaccatcatcatcttcttcttcttcttcttcttcttcttcttctactggGGAGATCAAATTGGCTCTCTTTATTgcagcaaaaaaagaaaaggaaaaaaaagggaaagggcCATAGCAATTCAAATCTAATTAGAAGAGCTCTGCATGCATGGATGCAGCCCAGTGGCCTCAGGTATATGTTATGAACCTA
This genomic interval from Ananas comosus cultivar F153 linkage group 8, ASM154086v1, whole genome shotgun sequence contains the following:
- the LOC109713559 gene encoding geraniol 8-hydroxylase-like yields the protein MDLISLLAVPLCICSILIFFYVRASSSSSSSKSPFAHRRRLPPGPRPLPVVGSLLELGDSPHRAFARLAAGYGPLISLRLGRVTTVVASSPDAARDVLQKHDAAFSDRSVPDAVRARGHHRYSVPWLPPARRWRRLRGVCTAELFTPQRLDAQKSLRHDKIRELRDYVSDCSASSSAVDVGRAAFATSLNLLSRTIFSVDLVDLRSGSSSGEFKAAVEEIMVVAGTPNISDFFPGVAALDLQGKRRRMAVLLGKLHRIFDEQIDRRLRSTADAGESPAQDFLSVLLKCRIQEDDGPPTELDRPALRSLFTDLFAAGSDTSSNTVEWAMAELLRSPRSMAAAREELARVIGPRREVEESDVAQLLYLQAVVKETLRLHPPAPFLLPRRAVTDVEVGGCTIPADAQVLVNVWAMGRDPAVWARPEEFAPERFLNDAARDKDFRGKDFDLLPFGAGRRICPGLPLAARMVHLMLAALLHGFDRALPDGGAGGGVDMTGKFGVTLAKAVPLRAMAAPA